CTTCATCACCTTCAAGGTCTTTGAATAGTTCTTTTGCTGTACCAGTTTTTGCTTTATCTTTTTTATAATTATCTATCGCTTCCTTTGCCCTTTTATTAATTGCATCTCTCTTTGCTTCAATAATTTGCTTTTTTAACATGTCAATCAAATTTTACTCCTCCGGCTTGAATTTTTTCTGCCATTCATCTTTACCCCAGTCAATTTCTTCGTTGGCTTTCCCGGTAAGCTTTCCCGCACTATCCAGCCAACCTTCCCAGTAGCGGTATATAGGATCTTTGCCCTCAAACGGCTTTTCTTTAACGACATGGCCACGCATATAGATGCGCCCATCTTCGAGCGGGCGTATGTAAGAGACAATCGGATTATTCATCAGGGTATAGGCGCCCAGGGTTTTATCCCATAAAAGCTTTCCTGTTTTATCATAACAAAGCACACGCTCGGAGCCACCCCTGTAGCGCTTTGAATCATAAGAAAGCATAAAGACATACAAGTTGCCCTTAGTGTCCTCTGCCATACTCTGAGATTCCAGCTCATTAAACTCGGCCACAACCCTGCGCATCCATTCCTCCTTTCCTGTTTTGTCAAATTTGTAAAGCATATCATCACCGAATGCGGCCGCTCCTCCGTCTCTGGTAAGAACCCAAGGGGCACCATAGCCCTCATGCCCTACAAACGGTTGAAAATAGGTAGAATAGCCAAGCCTGTATGAAGCGATCACTTTCTTTGCCGAATCCATGGACAATTGCCCGTAACCGGTTGAACTAATAAACAGCAGGACGATCAATAAGTATTTCATAGATAATGGTATTGTATAAAGCAATTAAATTGTCATTAATAATCCCCAAGAGTTGTTTCCCCCAGTTGCGAAAGCGCTTGCTGCAATTGCTCATCATCAGGAGCAACGCCATGCCATTTATAATTATCCATCATGAAGTCTATCGGGAAGCCCATGTGTGTTTTCATGAGGATAACAACGGGTTTGCCATTTCCTGTGTGGGATTTTGATTCTTCCAATCCATTTAAAACTTCTTCAAGGTCATTGCCATACATTTGCAGCACATCCCAGCCGAAAGAGAGCCACTTGGCTTTCAGGTCTCCCAGTGATATTATTTCGTTGTTTGGCCCGTCAATTTGCTGCCCGTTCCAATCTACAGTAGCTATCAGATTATCCACTTTATGGTGTGCGGCATACATGGCTGCTTCCCAGATTTGCCCTTCCTGCAATTCACCATCACCGTGCA
This genomic stretch from Cytophagales bacterium harbors:
- a CDS encoding transketolase — encoded protein: MQVRRDILRMTHAVQSGHPGGSLGCTDFFVALYFKILHHSPQFTMEGTNEDIFFLSNGHISPAWYSVLARSGYFDVSELATFRKINSRLQGHPATQEHLPGIRVASGSLGQGLSVATGAAQAKKLNGDQYLVYSLHGDGELQEGQIWEAAMYAAHHKVDNLIATVDWNGQQIDGPNNEIISLGDLKAKWLSFGWDVLQMYGNDLEEVLNGLEESKSHTGNGKPVVILMKTHMGFPIDFMMDNYKWHGVAPDDEQLQQALSQLGETTLGDY